Proteins encoded within one genomic window of Panicum virgatum strain AP13 chromosome 1N, P.virgatum_v5, whole genome shotgun sequence:
- the LOC120655555 gene encoding 4-coumarate--CoA ligase-like 5 isoform X2, producing MFQSVSAESRMFFSPRVHLTRPPHPLQSRASITQARSLTSHPRRTPPNPLACADPIHPRRSSDTSLATRSVAVAVAVAVARAGKGGLPLPGQRARRCAPCPPGRLPWRCRVCPRAARRPRPDVPVLYYVLMSVGAVVSPANPTLTAGKISGLVALSGLPSPSPSRPPQASSLPGKGGAPPCVAGSAAKPLHHAATAFTPSCAAAAAAPPCADAARHWGWWRRVHKPLALLWRSYTVHATLQNTEEREGKDAAAAGPQPGRASAAVRRCLLRAGDCRVPVLLRNRVISRGSKLNS from the exons ATGTTCCAGAGTGTTTCCGCCGAAAGTCGAATGTTTTTTTCACCGCGCGTCCACCTTACCCGCCCGCCGCACCCGCTCCAATCCCGCGCGTCCATCACGCAAGCACGCAGCCTTACCTCCCACCCCCGCCGCACACCTCCCAATCCCCTCGCCTGTGCAGATCCCATCCATCCCCGCCGCTCCTCCGACACCAGTCTTGCGACCCgctccgtcgccgtcgccgtcgccgtcgccgtcgcacgCGCGGGGAAGGGAGGCCTTCCTCTCCCGGGTCAACGCGCTCGCCGTTGTGCTCCATGCCCGCCTGGGCGTCTCCCGTGGCGATGTCGCGTTTGTCCTCGCGCCGCCCGGCGTCCACGTCCGGACGTCCCCGTGCTCTACTACGTGCTCATGTCCGTCGGCGCCGTCGTGTCCCCAGCCAATCCGACCCTCACTGCTGGCAAGATCTCCGGCCTCGTCGCGCTCTCTGGCCTTCCGTCGCCTTCGCCGTCAAGGCCACCGCAGGCAAGCTCCCTCCCCGGCAAAGGCGGTGCGCCCCCCTGCGTCGCGGGCTCGGCGGCCAAGCCGCTCCACCACGCGGCCACGGCTTTCACACCCTcctgcgccgcggccgcggccgctccACCGTGCGCAGACGCGGCGCGGCACTGGGGGTGGTGGCGCCGGGTTCATAAGCCCCTGGCTCTCCTCTGGAGAAGCTACACCGTCCACGCCACCCTCCAGAACACAG AAGAACGAGAAGGcaaggatgcggcggcggctggtccCCAACCTGGCCGAGCGTCTGCGGCTGTTCGACGCTGCCTCCTTCGCGCCGGCGATTGCCGGGTGCCT GTTCTTTTGAGGAATCGAGTGATAAGTAGAGGGAGCAAGCTAAACAGTTGA
- the LOC120655555 gene encoding gametogenetin-like isoform X1, giving the protein MVFRCSRVFPPKVECFFHRASTLPARRTRSNPARPSRKHAALPPTPAAHLPIPSPVQIPSIPAAPPTPVLRPAPSPSPSPSPSHARGREAFLSRVNALAVVLHARLGVSRGDVAFVLAPPGVHVRTSPCSTTCSCPSAPSCPQPIRPSLLARSPASSRSLAFRRLRRQGHRRQAPSPAKAVRPPASRARRPSRSTTRPRLSHPPAPRPRPLHRAQTRRGTGGGGAGFISPWLSSGEATPSTPPSRTQVRELTISMATHHFDPSKGVDRLLFVLAWFEDPSWIHLMAVQKNEKARMRRRLVPNLAERLRLFDAASFAPAIAGCLFF; this is encoded by the exons ATGGTTTTTCGATGTTCCAGAGTGTTTCCGCCGAAAGTCGAATGTTTTTTTCACCGCGCGTCCACCTTACCCGCCCGCCGCACCCGCTCCAATCCCGCGCGTCCATCACGCAAGCACGCAGCCTTACCTCCCACCCCCGCCGCACACCTCCCAATCCCCTCGCCTGTGCAGATCCCATCCATCCCCGCCGCTCCTCCGACACCAGTCTTGCGACCCgctccgtcgccgtcgccgtcgccgtcgccgtcgcacgCGCGGGGAAGGGAGGCCTTCCTCTCCCGGGTCAACGCGCTCGCCGTTGTGCTCCATGCCCGCCTGGGCGTCTCCCGTGGCGATGTCGCGTTTGTCCTCGCGCCGCCCGGCGTCCACGTCCGGACGTCCCCGTGCTCTACTACGTGCTCATGTCCGTCGGCGCCGTCGTGTCCCCAGCCAATCCGACCCTCACTGCTGGCAAGATCTCCGGCCTCGTCGCGCTCTCTGGCCTTCCGTCGCCTTCGCCGTCAAGGCCACCGCAGGCAAGCTCCCTCCCCGGCAAAGGCGGTGCGCCCCCCTGCGTCGCGGGCTCGGCGGCCAAGCCGCTCCACCACGCGGCCACGGCTTTCACACCCTcctgcgccgcggccgcggccgctccACCGTGCGCAGACGCGGCGCGGCACTGGGGGTGGTGGCGCCGGGTTCATAAGCCCCTGGCTCTCCTCTGGAGAAGCTACACCGTCCACGCCACCCTCCAGAACACAGGTGCGCGAGCTCACCATTTCCATGGCGACTCATCACTTCGATCCGAGCAAAGGAGTGGATCGCCTCTTGTTCGTGCTTGCCTGGTTTGAAGATCCCAGTTGGATTCATCTGATGGCCGTGCAGAAGAACGAGAAGGcaaggatgcggcggcggctggtccCCAACCTGGCCGAGCGTCTGCGGCTGTTCGACGCTGCCTCCTTCGCGCCGGCGATTGCCGGGTGCCT GTTCTTTTGA
- the LOC120655556 gene encoding uncharacterized protein LOC120655556 encodes MRRFFAHLHRHTQIVLPPPPRKPSPTTTIPFLVPRRLLSDDASPPAAAQPPPPPRSADVPNPELKNRLETYYGVDEEVELPSVAEAVLGRKLAGVHSETDDDLIEELRSQPVPEVRDRDFESDFEEMHDTDEELNDLYNVSEYVEKKIKSDEFFNMDDTKWDAMIKEATDKGHLTNMKECEDILEDMLHWDKLLPDEIKQKVEAKFNELGDMCERGQMEPEQAYDLFKEFEDKMVAECTELMEEEMPTDPDELTETGSKKVEVDDPPGDGPVLRWESQIVFAPSGDAYHPKNRKVKLSVTVKELGLSRHALRRLREVVGKRYNSGKDELTITSERFEHREENRKDCLRTIYILIEDAMKANKLVEDARNAYVKGRLEANPQFMERLKRKTEKLRAAA; translated from the exons ATGCGACGCTTCTTCGCCCACCTGCACCGCCATACCCAAATCGTTCTCCCTCCCCCGCCTCGTAAACCCTCCCCAACCACCACCATCCCCTTCCTCGTACCCCGTCGCCTCCTCTCCGACGACGCCTCTCCCCCCGCCGcagcgcagccgccgccgcctccgcgctccGCCGACGTCCCTAACCCAG AGTTGAAGAATAGGTTGGAGACATACTATGGGGTGGATGAAGAGGTAGAGTTACCATCTGTGGCTGAGGCAGTTCTTGGGCGGAAGCTTGCTGGTGTCCACAGTGAGACCGATGATGACCTTATTGAGGAGCTACGCAGTCAGCCGGTCCCTGAGGTCCGTGACCGTGATTTTGAGTCCGACTTTGAGGAGATGCATGATACCGATGAGGAGCTAAATGATCTCTACAATGTGAGTGAGTATGTTGAGAAGAAGATCAAGAGTGATGAGTTCTTTAATATGGATGACACCAAGTGGGATGCTATGATCAAGGAGGCAACAGATAAGGGGCACCTCACTAACATGAAGGAGTGTGAGGATATCCTCGAGGACATGCTCCACTGGGACAAACTACTGCCTG ATGAGATTAAGCAAAAGGTGGAGGCCAAATTTAACGAGTTGGGAGACATGTGTGAGAGGGGACAGATGGAACCTGAGCAGGCATACGACTTGTTCAAAGAATTTGAGGATAAGATGGTTGCTGAGTGCACAGAACTAATGGAAGAGGAGATGCCAACTGACCCAGATGAACTTACTGAAACAGGAAGTAAGAAAGTTGAGGTAGATGATCCACCTGGCGATGGACCTGTTCTAAGGTGGGAATCACAGATTGTGTTTGCTCCTAGTGGTGATGCATATCATCCCAAAAACAGAAAAGTCAAACTCAGTGTAACTGTGAAGGAATTGGGTCTTTCACGGCATGCTTTACGTCGGTTACGTGAAGTTGTTGGAAAGAGGTATAATTCTGGGAAAGATGAGCTCACAATAACCAGTGAAAG GTTTGAACATCGGGAGGAAAACAGAAAAGATTGCTTAAGGACAATATATATTCTAATAGAAGATGCAATGAAAGCCAATAAACTTGTTGAGGATGCTAGAAATGCTTATGTAAAAGGAAGACTTGAGGCTAATCCTCAATTCATGGAACGTTTGAAGAGGAAGACAGAGAAATTGAGGGCAGCTGCATAA